The DNA window GATCAAGTTCGGGCCTGAGACGCAGCTCACCTCCATTATCGACGACTGGGGCCCGTACTATATCGAGCGGGTGAAAGCCGTGCGGGACGGCACCTGGGAGCAGGTGGACGTCTGGGGCGGCCTCAAGGAAGGCCACGTGGTCATGGCCCCCTACACGAACATGCCCGATGACGTGAAGGCGTTGGCGCAGGAGACGGAAGACAAGATCCGCTCCGGCTTCAACCCGTTCACCGGTCCTGTCAACAAACAGGACGGTACGCCCTGGCTCGCCGAAGGCGAGGTGGCCGACGATGCGACGCTGCTCGGCATGAACTTCTACGTGGAAGGCGTGGACGATCAGCTTCCCAACTGAGGAGTCGATCGCCGGCTTGGCACCGGTTGCACAAGGGCGGCCCCGAGCCGCCCTTTTTTCCGGCCGTGACTGCTCCTGACAGCTGGTTGTCAGGAGCATGCTGATAGAGTGCCGACATCCGAATGAGGGAGATGAAGATGCTCAAGTTCTATCATGCGCCGTGGTCCCGCTCTTCCGCCGTGTTCTGGCTGATCGAGGAACTCGGGGTGGACTATGAAATGGAACTCGTGGACATCCGTGGCGAGGGAGGGGCGCCGGAGGAATACCGGGCGGTCCAGCCGAACAAGAAGGTTCCGGCGATCGAGCACGAAGGCAAAGTCGTTACGGAGCGCGCGGCGATCGCGATCTATCTCGGCGACGCGTTTCCGCGGACGGGGCTTGCTCCGGCGATCGGCGATCCGGATCGCGCCGCTTATCTGAGCATGCTCGTCTATCACGATGCGGTCTTCGATCCGGCGATTTGCGGGCATGTGCACGGCCTGAGCTATGTGAGCAATGATTATCCGTTCGGTCTCTACGACGACCTGGTTGCAAATCTCGAGCACAGGCTGTCTGAAAAACCCTACGCCGCCGGTGATCGGTTCACGATCGCGGACGTGATCCTCGGCTCGGGCATGAATTACACCATGAACGTGCTCAAGGGCCTGCCGCAGAAGCCGGCCTTCGAGGACTATGTCGCCCGGGTGACGGATCGGCCGGCCTACAAGCGTTCGGCGGAGAAGGATGCGGCACTTGCCGCCAAGGTGCCCGCGTTCCAGGCGATGTTCGCCTCACGCGACTAAGGCCGGCGCGACCGGTCCGGCGGTCGTAGGCGGTCCGATCAGCGGCCGCTGCGTTTGGTCTTGCGTCCCCCGGCCCGCGAAGATTTTTTCCGCAAGGCACCGCCGTCACCCTTCTCCTGCTCCTTCGCCTCCTTTGCGAGGCGGACGGCCTTCAACCGCGCGGTCTTGCGTTCACGCTGCGCGGTCTCCGCCTCGGTGATAGCCCGGGAAACCTGATCCGTGGTCCTGCTCTTGCTCTCCATGCGGGTAAGGCTCGGCTGGAACAGGTCATCACTCGTGGGTTTCGGCATGCTCGTCTCCGCTGAACGGCGCCCGACTCCCGGACGCACGCTCGCAATTTCACCTACGCGCGGTCGGACGCCCAAACTTAACGCGTGAGCCGACATGTTGTTCCGGCAAGGTTGATCCATTTTTTCCAGATTTCTTCTCAACCCACTGATAGTACTTATTGTCATTGCGTTCTCCGCAGCAGCGATCACTCCGACCCTGTGGCCGTTCTTCGGTGCCTTTCTCTCCCGCGGCAGCGCATCCCGCCGCTTTCTGTTGCGGAACGGCAACACTTTCTCAAGATGCGTTGCGCTAAGAGGGGGCGGGGGCAAGTCGCCAATTTCCCGCCATAAAACGAGCGCACCGAGAAACCTCTTGGATCGCGCTATCCGTAACATGCGTTTCGAGTAGAAGCCGAAAGCGGCAAAGGTGATGATGGACGCTCGACCGATCTCCAAGGACAAGTTGCCGAGCCGCTACGTGACCGTAGGGCCGGCGAGGGCACCGCACAGGTCCTATCTTTATGCGATGGGCCTGTCGCCGGAGGAGATCGCACAGCCGCTGGTGGGCGTTGCCACCTGCTGGAACGAGGCTGCCCCCTGCAACATTTCGCTGATGCGCCAGGCCCAGGTGGTGAAGAAGGGCGTGGCGGCCGCAAAGGGCACGCCGCGCGAATTCACCACCATCACCGTGACCGACGGCATCGCCATGGGCCACCAGGGCATGAAGGCCTCGCTCGCCTCGCGCGAGGTGATCGCCGATTCGGTCGAACTCACCATGCGCGGGCACTGCTATGACGCGCTGGTGGGTCTTGCCGGCTGCGACAAGTCGCTGCCCGGTATGATGATGGCCATGGTCCGCCTCAACGTGCCGTCGATCTTCATTTATGGAGGCTCGATCCTGCCCGGCACCTGGCGCGGACGCCAGATCACGGTCCAGGACGTGTTCGAGGCGGTTGGTCAGCATTCGGTCGGCACCATCTCCGACGACGAACTGATGGAGATCGAGCAGGCGGCCTGTCCTTCGGCCGGCTCCTGCGGCGCCCAGTTCACCGCCAACACCATGGCTACGGTGGCCGAGGCGATCGGTCTTGCGCTGCCTTATTCCTG is part of the Chelativorans sp. AA-79 genome and encodes:
- a CDS encoding glutathione S-transferase family protein; the protein is MLKFYHAPWSRSSAVFWLIEELGVDYEMELVDIRGEGGAPEEYRAVQPNKKVPAIEHEGKVVTERAAIAIYLGDAFPRTGLAPAIGDPDRAAYLSMLVYHDAVFDPAICGHVHGLSYVSNDYPFGLYDDLVANLEHRLSEKPYAAGDRFTIADVILGSGMNYTMNVLKGLPQKPAFEDYVARVTDRPAYKRSAEKDAALAAKVPAFQAMFASRD